Proteins co-encoded in one Centropristis striata isolate RG_2023a ecotype Rhode Island chromosome 24, C.striata_1.0, whole genome shotgun sequence genomic window:
- the vps16 gene encoding vacuolar protein sorting-associated protein 16 homolog — MAFVTANWNPLGEAFYRKTELYEMCWNLRDGLRDCLVAAAPYGGPIALLREPHRRSPSSRPQLEIYSASGVAIASFPWKSGPVVHLGWTVSDELLCIQEDGSVLIYDLFGSFKRHFSMGQEVVQSQVLEAKVFHSPYGTGVAIVTGSSRFTLATNIDDLKLRRLPEVPGLQGKPSCWVVLTQDRQTKVLLANGPELYILDNTSCTAVSPLGLGPQAGSIVHMCVSFSYKYLALFTDTGHLWTGPSHLQDKLSEVDTKKPTPPKQMVWCRRPKSQQPSVVLMWDKLLMVAGVCQDTIQFPVEDQCVLVGELDGVRIISSMNQELLQEVPLVCQDIFKIASMAPGALLLEAHREYEKSSQKADEYLREIKEQSMLGEAVRQCVEAAGHEYDTNTQKSLLRAASFGKCFLTDFSPDPFVSTCRELRVLNGVRESAVGLPLTHTQFKQMTLQVLIDRLVYRQFYPLAIEICRYLKIPDYQGVSRVLKHWASCKVQQKDLSDEAIARAVCVKVGDSPGVSYSHIAAKAYECGRTELAIKLLDFEARSGEQVPLLLKMKRSQLALSKAVESGDTDLVYTVVTYLKNEMNRGDFFMTLRNQPVALSLYRQFCKLQEQDTLKDLYNQDDDHQELANYYVTASYREKRLESRLSVLQSAVDEYNKAKNEFSAKATEEEMRLLRFQRKLDDEKGAGLLGLSLQATMEALLALGLHKQAEQLYRDFRVPDKRYWWLKLKSLAEKEEWEELEKFSKSKKSPIGYLAFVEVCMKSNNKYEAKKYVSKVTPEQRVKAHLAISDLEGAADAAIERKNESEMGAVLSRCSTSDRLLVDRLNRARASTAKK, encoded by the exons ATGGCGTTCGTAACAGCCAACTGGAACCCACTGGGAGAAGCTTTTTATCG taAAACGGAGCTGTACGAGATGTGTTGGAACTTGAGGGATGGACTCAGGGACTGTCTGGTGGCAGCAGCTCCATATGGAGGACCgatag CTCTCCTCAGAGAACCTCACAGACGTTCTCCTAGTTCTCGTCCTCAGTTAGAGATTTATTCTGCATCTGGAGTCGCCATCGCCAGCTTCCCG tgGAAGAGTGGACCAGTAGTCCACTTGGGTTGGACAGTTAGTGATGAGCTGTTGTGCATTCAAGAGGATGGATCAGTTCTGATCTACGACCTGTTTGGATCCTTCAAGAGACACTTCAGTATGGGTCAG GAAGTGGTGCAGAGTCAGGTGTTGGAAGCCAAAGTGTTCCACTCTCCTTATGGAACAGGTGTTGCCATAGTAACAGGCTCCTCACGCTTCACCCTGGCAACCAACATCGACGACCTGAAGCTTCGGAGGTTACCTGAAGTGCCAG gtctaCAGGGGAAGCCGTCCTGCTGGGTCGTCCTCACTCAGGACAGACAGACTAAAGTCCTGCTGGCCAACGGACCTGAACTCTACATCCTGGACAACACATCCTGTACTGCTGTG AGTCCTCTAGGTCTTGGTCCTCAGGCTGGAAGTATTGTCCATATGTGTGTGTCCTTCAGCTATAAGTACCTGGCTCTCTTCACTGACACTGGACACCTGTGGACAGGCCCCTCGCACCTCCAG GACAAACTGAGTGAAGTCGACACCAAGAAGCCGACGCCCCCCAAACAGATGGTGTG GTGTCGCAGACCAAAGAGTCAGCAGCCTTCTGTGGTGTTGATGTGGGACAAACTGCTCATGGTGGCCGGAGTCTGTCAGGACACCATCCA GTTTCCCGTAGAGGATCAATGTGTTCTGGTGGGAGAGCTTGATGGAGTTCGGATCATCAGCTCGATGAATCAGGAGCTGCTTCAGGAGGTTCCTCTGGTCTGTCAGGACATCTTTAAAATCGCCTCCATGGCTCCTGGAGCTCTGCTGCTGGAGGCCCACCGAGAGTACGAG AAATCAAGTCAAAAGGCTGATGAGTACCTGAGGGAGATCAAGGAGCAAAGCATGCTGGGAGAAGCAGTCCGACAGTGTGTGGAGGCAGCAGGACATGAATATGACACCAATACCCAGAAGTCCCTACTAAGG GCGGCGTCCTTTGGGAAGTGTTTCCTGACTGACTTTAGTCCGGATCCGTTCGTCTCGACCTGCAGAGAACTCAGAGTGCTGAACGGCGTCAGAGAGAGCGCCGTGGGATtgccactcacacacactca ATTCAAGCAGATGACTCTACAGGTGCTGATCGACAG gttGGTGTATCGTCAGTTTTATCCGTTAGCGATAGAAATCTGCCGTTACCTGAAGATTCCAGATTACCAGGGAGTTAGCAGAGTCCTCAAACACTGGGCTTCATGCAAG GTGCAGCAGAAGGACCTATCAGACGAGGCCATAGCCCgagcagtgtgtgtgaaggtgggAGACTCACCTGGAGTTTCTTACTCACACATCGCAGCTAAAGCGTATGAATGTGGACGTACAGAGCTCGCCATCAAG CTGCTGGACTTTGAGGCTCGGTCTGGAGAGCAGGTTCCTCTGCTGCTGAAGATGAAGAGGAGTCAGCTGGCTCTCAGTAAAGCTGTGGAGAGTGGAGACACTGATCTAG TGTACACCGTGGTGACGTACTTGAAGAACGAGATGAACAGAGGAGACTTCTTCATGACTCTGAGGAACCAACCGGTCGCTCTGAGTCTCTACAGACAG TTCTGTAAATTGCAGGAACAGGACACTCTGAAGGATCTTTATAATCAGGATGATGATCACCAGGAACTCGCCAACTACTACGTTACTGCCAGTTACAGAGAAAAG AGGTTAGAGAGCCGTCTGTCTGTCCTGCAGAGTGCTGTTGATGAGTACAACAAGGCGAAGAACGAGTTTTCTGCTAAG GCCACAGAAGAAGAGATGCGTCTCCTTCGTTTCCAGCGCAAACTCGATGACGAGAAAGGAGCGGGGCTACTGGGACTGTCTCTACAG GCGACCATGGAGGCTCTACTGGCGTTGGGACTCCACAAACAGGCAGAACAACTTTACCGAGACTTCAGAGTACCTGACAAAAG GTATTGGTGGTTAAAACTGAAGTCTCTGGCAGAGAAGGAGGAGTGGGAGGAGTTAGAGAAGTTCTCAAAGAGCAAGAAGTCTCCTATTGGCTACCTG GCATTTGTTGAAGTCTGCATGAAGAGTAACAACAAGTACGAAGCCAAGAAGTATGTTTCCAAGGTCACGCCTGAGCAAAGGGTGAAAGCTCACCTTGCCATCAG TGACCTGGAGGGTGCTGCGGACGCTGCGATTGAACGCAAGAACGAATCAGAGATGGGTGCAGTCCTCTCCAGATGCTCCACCTCTGACCGCCTGTTGGTTGACAGGTTGAACAGAGCCAGAGCCTCCACTGCTAAAAAGTGA
- the rgn gene encoding regucalcin — translation MSSVKVECVVEAGALIGEGPVWEESTQTLLFVDIVGQKIHRWSPTTNQTESVETGDMVGFAVPRKSGGYVAGVGRSIVAVDWSTQKMTTLAEVDKDKPNNRLNDGKVDPIGRLLAGTMGKEVRPAEVEKQQGSLFSVTSDLTVTKHVSQVDISNGLDWSLDQKTLFYIDSLSLTVDAFDYDINTGQLGNRRVVYRMEEGEGLPDGMTIDAEGRLWVACYNGGRVINIDPATGVRLQTVSLPVMKTTSCCFGGPDYSDLYVTSASVGLDQSERRQQPQAGGTFRVTGLGVKGRPSNSFSG, via the exons ATGTCTTCGGTGAAGGTGGAGTGCGTGGTGGAGGCGGGCGCTCTGATTGGTGAAGGGCCAGTATGGGAGGAGTCAACGCAGACGTTGCTGTTTGTCGACATCGTTGGACAGAAGATCCACCGCTGGAGTCCAACAACCAATCAGACCGAGAGTGTGGAGACAG gtGACATGGTGGGCTTCGCAGTTCCCCGCAAGTCAGGTGGTTATGTTGCAGGTGTGGGTCGCAGCATCGTGGCTGTTGATTGGTCGACTCAGAAGATGACAACATTGGCAGAGGTCGACAAGGACAAACCGAACAACCGACTGAACGACGGGAAGGTCGATCCAATTGGACGCCTGCTGGCAG GTACTATGGGGAAGGAGGTGCGACCGGCAGAGGTTGAGAAACAGCAAGgatctctgttctctgtgacctctgacctcactgTGACCAAACACGTGAGCCAG GTGGACATATCTAATGGGTTGGACTGGTCTTTGGATCAGAAGACACTATTCTACATTGACAGTTTGTCCCTGACTGTCGACGCCTTCGACTACGACATAAACACAGGACAACTGG GTAACCGTCGTGTGGTGTATCGtatggaggagggggaggggcttCCAGACGGGATGACCATTGATGCTGAAGGTCGTCTCTGGGTGGCGTGTTACAACGGAGGACGAGTCATCAACATCGACCCTGCTACTG GTGTGCGGCTGCAGACGGTCTCTCTGCCGGTGATGAAGACCACCTCATGCTGTTTTGGAGGTCCAGACTACTCTGACCTCTACGTGACCTCAGCCAGTGTGGGCCTCGACCAATCAGAGAGAAGACAGCAACCACAGGCTGGAGGGACCTTCAGG gTGACAGGacttggggtcaaaggtcgtcCTTCAAACTCATTCTCTGGATGA
- the LOC131962764 gene encoding formin-like protein 2 isoform X1, with product MGNAESMESQLAVIRSRAAPVRLPMPDPAELEERFSIALNSMNLPPDKVRLLRSYDNDKKWELICDQERFQVKNPPHTYIQKLRGFLDPAVTRKKFRRRVQESTQMLRELEISLRTNHIGWVREFLNEENRGLDVLVEYLSFAQYAVTFDGEQSEAGGEVSSIDSPWSRSIEDLHGDCSLPSPSSSAPRAARHSISSAMVTRSNTLPSRRTLKNSRLVCKKDDVHVCVMCLRAVMNYQYGFNMVMSHPHAVNEIALSLNNRNPRTKALVLELLAAVCLVRGGHEIILSAFDNFKTVCSESMRFEKLMEHFKNEDDNIDFLVACMQFINIVVHSVEDMNFRVHLQYDFTKLNLDEHLERLKHTESDRLQVQIQAYLDNVFDVGTLLEDAETKTAALERVEELEESMGTMSERLLDVENEAMLKIVELEKQLMQTNKELDHVREVYASTNTQVHTLRRIVREKDQTIRRQSRLERQAQEAQQSGGPGAPQPQRGEGDGGVADSASPSPPPCPNLSPSPETIAYHSMGPGVGEAPGMPMPPPPPPPPPMPGTVSNGSYPAPPPPAPPPPPPPPPPPCRTSELSSVPMPPPPPPVAPPLPGSGPTVIFNSGLAEGPLKLFSVKIKKPIQTKFRMPVLNWVALKPSQINGTVFNDIDDESILQDLNVEEFEELFKTKAQGPAVDLTLSRQKLPQKAPSKVSLLDANRSKNLAITLRKAGQGSEITCRAIQTFDLRTVRVDFVECLMRFLPTEAEVKLLRQYERDRKPLESLSDEDRFMMQFSRIERLSQRMSIMTFMGNFTDNIQMLTPQLHAIIAASVSIKSSTKLKKILEIILALGNYMNSSKRGAVYGFKLQSLDLLLETKSTDRKQTLLHYIANVVREKYPAKSLFYNELHYVDKAAAVSLENVLCDVKELQRGMELTWREFSVQHNATLKDFISRHESRLSKLQEDARIAQDAFEDAVKFFGESSKTMPPSVFFPIFVRFIKAYRLAEEENEQRRRQEQMLLEKLEQEEQQEEEETKSPSHRGKRQQQELLTELRRKQGKDSRHVYEGKDGAIEDIITALKTVPFTARSAKRSSRFFNDPTHSEEHY from the exons ATGGGGAACGCAGAGAGCATGGAGAGCCAGCTGGCGGTGATCCGGTCCAGAGCCGCCCCGGTTCGACTCCCGATGCCCGACCCGGCCGAGCTGGAGGAGAGGTTCTCAATCGCACtg AATTCGATGAACCTGCCTCCCGACAAGGTGCGTCTGCTGCGCTCCTATGACAACGACAAGAAGTGGGAGCTGATTTGTGATCAG GAGAGGTTTCAGGTGAAGAACCCGCCACACACCTACATCCAGAAGCTGAGAGGCTTTCTGGACCCGGCTGTCACACGCAAG AAGTTTCGAAGAAGAGTTCAGGAGTCGACTCAGATGCTCAGAGAACTCGAGATTTCTCTGCGTACAAACCACATCGg gTGGGTCAGAGAGTTTCTGAATGAGGAGAATCGAGGTCTGGATGTTCTGGTCGAGTATTTGTCCTTCGCTCAGTACGCTGTCAC GTTTGATGGCGAGCAGTCAGAGGCCGGAGGTGAGGTCTCGTCCATCGACTCTCCCTGGAGTCGCTCCATAGAGGATCTCCATGGCGACTGCAGTCTCCCCTcgccctcctcctctgctccccgAGCAGCTCGCCACTCCATCAG ctcTGCGATGGTGACTCGCTCCAACACGCTGCCGAGTCGCCGGACTCTGAAGAACTCACGACTCGTCTGTAAGAAAGACGACGTCCATGTTTGTGTCATGTGTCTGAGAGCCGTCATGAACTACCAG TATGGATTCAACATGGTGATGTCACATCCTCACGCCGTCAACGAGATCGCCTTGAGCCTCAACAACAGGAACCCCAG GACGAAGGCTCTGGTGTTGGAGTTGTTGGCGGCGGTGTGTTTGGTCAGAGGAGGACATGAGATCATCCTGTCAGCCTTCGACAACTTCAAAACT GTGTGTTCGGAGTCGATGCGTTTCGAGAAGTTGATGGAACATTTTAAAAACGAAGACGACAACATCGACTTTTTG GTGGCCTGCATGCAGTTCATCAACATTGTGGTTCACTCGGTGGAGGACATGAACTTTAGAGTCCATCTGCAGTACGATTTCACCAAACTCAACCTGGACGAACACCTGGAG AGGCTGAAGCACACAGAAAGCGACAGGCTGCAGGTTCAGATTCAGGCGTACCTGGACAACGTGTTCGATGTTGGGACACTGCTGGAGGACGCAGAGACCAAAACTGCTGCTCTGGAACGGGTGGAGGAGTTGGAGGAGAGCATGGGCACG ATGTCAGAGCGTCTGCTGGATGTGGAGAACGAAGCGATGCTGAAGATCGTTGAACTGGAGAAACAGCTGATGCAAACCAACAAGGAGCTGGACCACGTTCGG GAGGTGTACGCCAGCACTAACACTCAGGTGCACACCTTGCGGAGGATCGTTCGGGAGAAGGACCAGACAATCCGGCGTCAGAGTCGTCTTGAGCGTCAGGCTCAGGAGGCCCAGCAGTCCGGAGGACCAGGAGCTCCTCAGcctcagagaggagagggagacggGGGAGTAGCTGACTCTGCCTCCCCCTCACCTCCACCCTGTCCTAACCTGTCCCCCAG TCCTGAGACCATAGCCTATCACAGCATGGGACCAGGGGTGGGTGAAGCTCCAGGGATGCCGATgccgccccctcctcctcctccacctccaatGCCAGGCACAG TGTCAAATGGGTCATAccctgcacctcctccacctgctcctcctcctccccctcctccacctcctcctccatgtcGGACCAGTGAGCTCTCCTCCGTTCCCatgccccctcctcctccccccgtGGCCCCCCCTCTCCCAGGGTCAGGGCCCACGGTCATCTTTAACTCTGGATTAGCAG AGGGTCCTCTCAAGTTATTCT CGGTGAAGATAAAGAAGCCGATCCAGACTAAGTTCAGGATGCCGGTTTTGAACTGGGTCGCCCTGAAGCCGAGTCAAATCAACGGGACAGTCTTCAACGACATCGACGATGAGTCCATCCTGCAg gacCTGAATGTGGAAGAGTTCGAGGAGCTGTTTAAGACGAAGGCTCAGGGTCCGGCGGTGGACTTGACTCTATCCAGACAGAAACTTCCTCAGAAAGCTCCATCCAAAGTTTCTCTGCTGGACGCCAACAGATCCAAAAACCTGGCTATCACTCTGAGAAAAGCAGGCCAGGGGTCAGAGATCACCTGTCGCGCCATCCAAAC GTTTGACCTGCGAACAGTTCGGGTTGACTTTGTGGAGTGTCTGATGCGCTTCCTGCCGACGGAGGCCGAGGTGAAGCTTCTACGGCAATAcgagagagacaggaaacccCTGGAGTCTCTGAGCGACGAAGACAGATTCATGATGCAGTTCAGTCGCATCGAACGACTCAGTCAGCGAATGTCTATCATGACTTTCATGGGCAACTTCACCGACAACATCCAGATGTTAACTCCG CAACTCCATGCCATAATCGCTGCTTCAGTTTCCATAAAATCATCTACGAAGCTGAAAAAGATCCTGGAG ATCATCTTGGCTCTGGGGAACTACATGAACAGCAGTAAGAGAGGAGCTGTGTACGGATTCAAACTGCAGAGTTTAGAcctg CTCTTGGAGACGAAGTCgacagacaggaaacagacGTTGCTTCATTACATCGCCAACGTGGTGCGAGAGAAATATCCTGCAAAGAGTCTGTTTTACAACGAGCTGCACTACGTCGACAAGGCTGCTGCAG TGAGTCTGGAGAACGTGCTGTGTGATGTGAAGGAGCTGCAGCGCGGCATGGAGCTCACCTGGAGAGAGTTCAGTGTTCAACACAATGCCACGCTCAAAGACTTCATCAGCAGGCACGAGTCACGACTCAGCAAACTGCAGGAGGACGCACGCATAGCTCAG GATGCATTTGAAGACGCTGTGAAATTTTTTGGGGAAAGCTCTAAGACAATGCCGCCGTCAGTGTTCTTTCCCATCTTTGTTCGTTTCATTAAAGCGTACAGG CTGGCGGAGGAGGAGAACGAGCAGAGAAGGCGTCAAGAACAAATGTTACTGGAGAaactggagcaggaggagcagcaggaggaggaggagaccaaG TCTCCCTCCCACAGGGGGAagcggcagcagcaggagcTGCTGACGGAGCTCAGACGGAAGCAAGGAAAAGACAGTCGGCATGTTTACGAAGGGAAGGACGGAGCCATCGAAGACATTATTACAG CTCTGAAGACCGTCCCCTTCACAGCCCGATCGGCAAAACGCAGCTCTCGCTTCTTCAATGACCCCACGCACTCTGAGGAGCACTACTGA
- the LOC131962764 gene encoding formin-like protein 2 isoform X2 has product MGNAESMESQLAVIRSRAAPVRLPMPDPAELEERFSIALNSMNLPPDKVRLLRSYDNDKKWELICDQERFQVKNPPHTYIQKLRGFLDPAVTRKKFRRRVQESTQMLRELEISLRTNHIGWVREFLNEENRGLDVLVEYLSFAQYAVTFDGEQSEAGGEVSSIDSPWSRSIEDLHGDCSLPSPSSSAPRAARHSISSAMVTRSNTLPSRRTLKNSRLVCKKDDVHVCVMCLRAVMNYQYGFNMVMSHPHAVNEIALSLNNRNPRTKALVLELLAAVCLVRGGHEIILSAFDNFKTVCSESMRFEKLMEHFKNEDDNIDFLVACMQFINIVVHSVEDMNFRVHLQYDFTKLNLDEHLERLKHTESDRLQVQIQAYLDNVFDVGTLLEDAETKTAALERVEELEESMGTMSERLLDVENEAMLKIVELEKQLMQTNKELDHVREVYASTNTQVHTLRRIVREKDQTIRRQSRLERQAQEAQQSGGPGAPQPQRGEGDGGVADSASPSPPPCPNLSPSPETIAYHSMGPGVGEAPGMPMPPPPPPPPPMPGTVSNGSYPAPPPPAPPPPPPPPPPPCRTSELSSVPMPPPPPPVAPPLPGSGPTVIFNSGLAAVKIKKPIQTKFRMPVLNWVALKPSQINGTVFNDIDDESILQDLNVEEFEELFKTKAQGPAVDLTLSRQKLPQKAPSKVSLLDANRSKNLAITLRKAGQGSEITCRAIQTFDLRTVRVDFVECLMRFLPTEAEVKLLRQYERDRKPLESLSDEDRFMMQFSRIERLSQRMSIMTFMGNFTDNIQMLTPQLHAIIAASVSIKSSTKLKKILEIILALGNYMNSSKRGAVYGFKLQSLDLLLETKSTDRKQTLLHYIANVVREKYPAKSLFYNELHYVDKAAAVSLENVLCDVKELQRGMELTWREFSVQHNATLKDFISRHESRLSKLQEDARIAQDAFEDAVKFFGESSKTMPPSVFFPIFVRFIKAYRLAEEENEQRRRQEQMLLEKLEQEEQQEEEETKSPSHRGKRQQQELLTELRRKQGKDSRHVYEGKDGAIEDIITALKTVPFTARSAKRSSRFFNDPTHSEEHY; this is encoded by the exons ATGGGGAACGCAGAGAGCATGGAGAGCCAGCTGGCGGTGATCCGGTCCAGAGCCGCCCCGGTTCGACTCCCGATGCCCGACCCGGCCGAGCTGGAGGAGAGGTTCTCAATCGCACtg AATTCGATGAACCTGCCTCCCGACAAGGTGCGTCTGCTGCGCTCCTATGACAACGACAAGAAGTGGGAGCTGATTTGTGATCAG GAGAGGTTTCAGGTGAAGAACCCGCCACACACCTACATCCAGAAGCTGAGAGGCTTTCTGGACCCGGCTGTCACACGCAAG AAGTTTCGAAGAAGAGTTCAGGAGTCGACTCAGATGCTCAGAGAACTCGAGATTTCTCTGCGTACAAACCACATCGg gTGGGTCAGAGAGTTTCTGAATGAGGAGAATCGAGGTCTGGATGTTCTGGTCGAGTATTTGTCCTTCGCTCAGTACGCTGTCAC GTTTGATGGCGAGCAGTCAGAGGCCGGAGGTGAGGTCTCGTCCATCGACTCTCCCTGGAGTCGCTCCATAGAGGATCTCCATGGCGACTGCAGTCTCCCCTcgccctcctcctctgctccccgAGCAGCTCGCCACTCCATCAG ctcTGCGATGGTGACTCGCTCCAACACGCTGCCGAGTCGCCGGACTCTGAAGAACTCACGACTCGTCTGTAAGAAAGACGACGTCCATGTTTGTGTCATGTGTCTGAGAGCCGTCATGAACTACCAG TATGGATTCAACATGGTGATGTCACATCCTCACGCCGTCAACGAGATCGCCTTGAGCCTCAACAACAGGAACCCCAG GACGAAGGCTCTGGTGTTGGAGTTGTTGGCGGCGGTGTGTTTGGTCAGAGGAGGACATGAGATCATCCTGTCAGCCTTCGACAACTTCAAAACT GTGTGTTCGGAGTCGATGCGTTTCGAGAAGTTGATGGAACATTTTAAAAACGAAGACGACAACATCGACTTTTTG GTGGCCTGCATGCAGTTCATCAACATTGTGGTTCACTCGGTGGAGGACATGAACTTTAGAGTCCATCTGCAGTACGATTTCACCAAACTCAACCTGGACGAACACCTGGAG AGGCTGAAGCACACAGAAAGCGACAGGCTGCAGGTTCAGATTCAGGCGTACCTGGACAACGTGTTCGATGTTGGGACACTGCTGGAGGACGCAGAGACCAAAACTGCTGCTCTGGAACGGGTGGAGGAGTTGGAGGAGAGCATGGGCACG ATGTCAGAGCGTCTGCTGGATGTGGAGAACGAAGCGATGCTGAAGATCGTTGAACTGGAGAAACAGCTGATGCAAACCAACAAGGAGCTGGACCACGTTCGG GAGGTGTACGCCAGCACTAACACTCAGGTGCACACCTTGCGGAGGATCGTTCGGGAGAAGGACCAGACAATCCGGCGTCAGAGTCGTCTTGAGCGTCAGGCTCAGGAGGCCCAGCAGTCCGGAGGACCAGGAGCTCCTCAGcctcagagaggagagggagacggGGGAGTAGCTGACTCTGCCTCCCCCTCACCTCCACCCTGTCCTAACCTGTCCCCCAG TCCTGAGACCATAGCCTATCACAGCATGGGACCAGGGGTGGGTGAAGCTCCAGGGATGCCGATgccgccccctcctcctcctccacctccaatGCCAGGCACAG TGTCAAATGGGTCATAccctgcacctcctccacctgctcctcctcctccccctcctccacctcctcctccatgtcGGACCAGTGAGCTCTCCTCCGTTCCCatgccccctcctcctccccccgtGGCCCCCCCTCTCCCAGGGTCAGGGCCCACGGTCATCTTTAACTCTGGATTAGCAG CGGTGAAGATAAAGAAGCCGATCCAGACTAAGTTCAGGATGCCGGTTTTGAACTGGGTCGCCCTGAAGCCGAGTCAAATCAACGGGACAGTCTTCAACGACATCGACGATGAGTCCATCCTGCAg gacCTGAATGTGGAAGAGTTCGAGGAGCTGTTTAAGACGAAGGCTCAGGGTCCGGCGGTGGACTTGACTCTATCCAGACAGAAACTTCCTCAGAAAGCTCCATCCAAAGTTTCTCTGCTGGACGCCAACAGATCCAAAAACCTGGCTATCACTCTGAGAAAAGCAGGCCAGGGGTCAGAGATCACCTGTCGCGCCATCCAAAC GTTTGACCTGCGAACAGTTCGGGTTGACTTTGTGGAGTGTCTGATGCGCTTCCTGCCGACGGAGGCCGAGGTGAAGCTTCTACGGCAATAcgagagagacaggaaacccCTGGAGTCTCTGAGCGACGAAGACAGATTCATGATGCAGTTCAGTCGCATCGAACGACTCAGTCAGCGAATGTCTATCATGACTTTCATGGGCAACTTCACCGACAACATCCAGATGTTAACTCCG CAACTCCATGCCATAATCGCTGCTTCAGTTTCCATAAAATCATCTACGAAGCTGAAAAAGATCCTGGAG ATCATCTTGGCTCTGGGGAACTACATGAACAGCAGTAAGAGAGGAGCTGTGTACGGATTCAAACTGCAGAGTTTAGAcctg CTCTTGGAGACGAAGTCgacagacaggaaacagacGTTGCTTCATTACATCGCCAACGTGGTGCGAGAGAAATATCCTGCAAAGAGTCTGTTTTACAACGAGCTGCACTACGTCGACAAGGCTGCTGCAG TGAGTCTGGAGAACGTGCTGTGTGATGTGAAGGAGCTGCAGCGCGGCATGGAGCTCACCTGGAGAGAGTTCAGTGTTCAACACAATGCCACGCTCAAAGACTTCATCAGCAGGCACGAGTCACGACTCAGCAAACTGCAGGAGGACGCACGCATAGCTCAG GATGCATTTGAAGACGCTGTGAAATTTTTTGGGGAAAGCTCTAAGACAATGCCGCCGTCAGTGTTCTTTCCCATCTTTGTTCGTTTCATTAAAGCGTACAGG CTGGCGGAGGAGGAGAACGAGCAGAGAAGGCGTCAAGAACAAATGTTACTGGAGAaactggagcaggaggagcagcaggaggaggaggagaccaaG TCTCCCTCCCACAGGGGGAagcggcagcagcaggagcTGCTGACGGAGCTCAGACGGAAGCAAGGAAAAGACAGTCGGCATGTTTACGAAGGGAAGGACGGAGCCATCGAAGACATTATTACAG CTCTGAAGACCGTCCCCTTCACAGCCCGATCGGCAAAACGCAGCTCTCGCTTCTTCAATGACCCCACGCACTCTGAGGAGCACTACTGA